In Streptomyces sp. NBC_00414, a single window of DNA contains:
- a CDS encoding FAD-binding oxidoreductase — protein MSDVPAEFEELVERVQGPVFTPGSSGYDDERSGFQTAFRHRPAVIVGATGPEDVSAAVKFAAAGGLPVAVQATGHGLSAAAQGEGVLISTARMTDVRIDPRNRTVRVEAGVRWEQVIEEAATHGLAPLNGSAPHVGAVAYTLGGGVGVLGRQFGYTADHVRSIDVVTADGALRHVTADSDPDLFWALRGGRDNFGIVTSLEVALVPLSRIYGGGLYFDADLVPEALATYLRWTTTVPEELTSSISLMRYPDLPPIPAPLKGRYTAHIRVAYTGDAESGRQLVEPLRAIGPRLIDSIDEMPYTASGTIYNDPAFPHAYYGNNVMLGEAGSSVAEAVLDLAGPTAAAPCIVDVRHLGGAFSRPPAVPSAIGSREGEYILRVLTPLAICDVDTARPVHERLYEAVRPWTVGRNLNFIYADEATPDQTGLVYSPEDLRRLSEIKAVHDPANLFRFNHNIAPAAKA, from the coding sequence ATGAGCGATGTCCCGGCGGAATTCGAAGAGCTCGTTGAACGGGTGCAGGGACCGGTGTTCACGCCGGGCAGTTCCGGCTACGACGACGAACGGTCCGGGTTCCAGACAGCTTTCCGGCATCGACCGGCGGTGATCGTGGGCGCGACCGGACCTGAAGACGTGAGCGCCGCCGTCAAGTTCGCCGCCGCCGGAGGGCTCCCGGTGGCCGTGCAGGCCACCGGACACGGTCTGTCGGCGGCCGCGCAGGGAGAGGGGGTCCTGATCAGCACCGCCCGGATGACCGATGTCCGGATCGACCCGCGGAACCGGACCGTTCGGGTCGAGGCCGGGGTGCGCTGGGAGCAGGTCATCGAGGAGGCGGCGACGCATGGACTCGCGCCGCTGAACGGCTCCGCCCCGCACGTGGGGGCCGTCGCCTACACACTCGGCGGCGGCGTCGGCGTACTGGGCCGTCAGTTCGGTTACACGGCCGACCACGTACGCAGCATCGACGTCGTCACGGCCGACGGCGCTCTGCGCCATGTGACCGCAGACAGCGACCCCGACCTGTTCTGGGCGCTGCGCGGTGGACGGGACAACTTCGGCATCGTGACCAGCCTGGAGGTCGCGCTGGTCCCTCTGAGCCGGATCTACGGCGGCGGGCTGTACTTCGACGCCGATCTGGTCCCGGAGGCGCTGGCCACCTACCTTCGATGGACCACTACGGTGCCGGAGGAGCTGACCTCCTCGATCTCGCTGATGCGCTACCCGGACCTCCCGCCGATCCCGGCGCCCCTCAAGGGCCGCTACACCGCCCACATCCGCGTCGCGTACACCGGCGACGCGGAGTCGGGCAGGCAACTGGTCGAGCCCCTGCGGGCGATCGGCCCGCGCCTCATCGACAGCATCGACGAGATGCCGTACACCGCGAGCGGCACCATCTACAACGACCCGGCCTTCCCGCACGCCTACTACGGGAACAACGTCATGCTGGGCGAGGCGGGATCCTCGGTGGCCGAGGCCGTCCTCGATCTCGCCGGCCCGACAGCGGCGGCCCCCTGCATCGTGGACGTGCGCCATCTCGGCGGCGCCTTCTCCCGGCCGCCCGCCGTCCCCAGCGCGATCGGCAGCCGGGAGGGCGAGTACATCCTGCGTGTCCTGACACCGCTGGCGATCTGCGACGTGGACACCGCCCGCCCCGTGCACGAGCGGCTCTACGAGGCGGTGCGGCCGTGGACGGTCGGCCGCAACCTCAACTTCATCTACGCCGACGAGGCCACACCGGACCAGACGGGCCTCGTCTATTCGCCCGAGGATCTCCGGCGGCTCTCCGAGATCAAGGCCGTCCACGACCCGGCCAACCTGTTCCGCTTCAACCACAACATCGCGCCCGCCGCGAAGGCGTGA
- a CDS encoding class II 3-deoxy-7-phosphoheptulonate synthase produces the protein MVSWNTSTQDPLRAYPAAQQPDWPDRSALDAVTRELETLPPLVFADECDLLKNRLAAVARGEAFLLQGGDCAETFDAVRTDTTRDKLSTLLQMAVVLTYAGSVPVVKVGRLAGQYAKPRSKATETRDGRVLPVYRGDAVNGFDFTEAARVPDPARLLTMYQASVTTLNLVRAFSAGRHANLRQIHNLNRDFVSGSPSGHRYESIADEIDRALRFMHATGSGPDAADAEEFFVSHEGLLLDYETALTRVDTSSGLPYATSGHLLWIGERTRDPSGAHVEYFSRINNPVAVKLGPTATSDSVLRLIDRLDPKREPGRLTLIVRMGAGKVQEMLPPLVEKVTASGAQVAWVCDPMHGNTVEAPSGHKTRRFDDVLDEIRGFFDVHHALGTHPGGIHVEFTGNHVTECVGGGHEVLFKDLASRYESVCDPRLNRSQSLDLAFLVSEFLGPRDRRPARPLSATSGPVL, from the coding sequence ATGGTTTCGTGGAACACCTCGACCCAGGACCCACTGCGCGCGTATCCGGCCGCTCAGCAGCCGGACTGGCCCGACCGTTCGGCCCTCGACGCCGTCACGAGGGAACTGGAGACCCTTCCGCCGCTCGTCTTCGCCGACGAGTGCGACCTGCTGAAGAACCGGCTTGCCGCCGTGGCCCGCGGCGAGGCGTTCCTGCTGCAGGGCGGTGACTGCGCGGAGACCTTCGACGCGGTCCGGACGGACACCACGCGGGACAAGCTCAGCACCCTGCTGCAGATGGCGGTGGTGCTGACCTACGCCGGCTCGGTTCCCGTCGTGAAGGTCGGCCGGCTCGCCGGGCAGTACGCCAAGCCGCGCTCGAAGGCGACCGAGACCCGGGACGGGCGCGTGCTGCCGGTCTACCGGGGCGACGCGGTGAACGGTTTCGACTTCACGGAGGCCGCCCGGGTCCCGGACCCGGCCCGGCTGCTGACGATGTACCAGGCATCGGTGACCACGCTGAACCTGGTCCGCGCCTTCAGCGCGGGCCGGCACGCCAACCTGCGTCAGATCCACAACCTGAACCGGGACTTCGTCTCCGGATCGCCCTCCGGACACCGCTACGAGTCCATCGCCGACGAGATCGACCGGGCGCTGCGCTTCATGCACGCCACCGGCAGCGGGCCGGACGCGGCGGACGCCGAAGAGTTCTTCGTCTCCCACGAGGGGCTGCTCCTGGACTACGAGACGGCCCTCACCCGCGTCGACACCTCCAGCGGGCTGCCCTACGCGACCTCGGGGCACCTGCTGTGGATCGGCGAGCGGACCCGGGATCCCTCGGGTGCGCATGTCGAGTACTTCTCGCGGATCAACAATCCGGTGGCGGTGAAGCTGGGCCCGACGGCCACCTCCGACTCCGTGTTGCGGCTCATCGACCGGCTGGATCCGAAGCGTGAACCGGGCCGGCTGACGCTCATCGTCCGGATGGGCGCCGGCAAGGTGCAGGAGATGCTGCCGCCGCTGGTGGAGAAGGTCACCGCCTCGGGAGCGCAGGTCGCCTGGGTGTGCGACCCCATGCACGGGAACACGGTGGAGGCCCCCTCCGGGCACAAGACCAGGCGTTTCGACGACGTGCTCGACGAGATCCGGGGCTTCTTCGACGTCCACCACGCCCTGGGCACGCATCCCGGGGGCATTCATGTGGAGTTCACCGGCAACCACGTCACCGAGTGCGTGGGCGGCGGGCACGAGGTCCTGTTCAAGGACCTCGCCTCACGCTACGAGTCGGTGTGCGACCCGCGGCTGAACCGCAGCCAGTCCCTCGACCTCGCGTTCCTGGTCTCCGAGTTCCTGGGCCCGCGTGATCGCCGTCCGGCACGGCCGCTGTCCGCAACGAGCGGCCCGGTGCTCTGA
- the aroC gene encoding chorismate synthase produces the protein MSSLRWLTAGESHGPALVATLEGLPSGVPVTKEMVSDALARRRLGYGRGARMSFERDELTFLGGVRHGLTLGSPVAVMIANTEWPKWQQVMAADPVAPDVLVGLARNAPLTRPRPGHADLAGMQKYGFPEARPVLERASARETAARVALGAVARSYLREAVGIEIVSHVVELAGVGVPYGLLPVPEDTGRLDADPVRCLDPDTSARMVAEIDKARADGDTLGGVVEVLAHGMPVGLGSHVHWDRRLDARLAAALMGIQAIKAVEVGDGIELARVPGSRAHDEIVPSADGLRRASGRAGGTEGGLSTGAPLRVRAAMKPIATVPRALATVDVTTGEVARAHHQRSDVCAVPAAGIVAEAMVALVLADAVAEKFGGDSVAETRRNVTGFLDHLVVR, from the coding sequence TTGAGCAGCTTGCGTTGGCTGACGGCCGGGGAGTCGCACGGCCCCGCACTCGTCGCGACCCTGGAGGGGCTGCCCTCCGGTGTCCCGGTGACGAAGGAGATGGTGAGTGACGCGCTGGCGCGGCGCCGGCTGGGGTACGGCCGCGGCGCCCGGATGAGTTTCGAGCGCGACGAGCTCACCTTCCTCGGCGGTGTACGCCACGGACTGACCCTGGGCTCCCCCGTCGCCGTCATGATCGCGAACACCGAGTGGCCCAAGTGGCAGCAGGTCATGGCGGCCGATCCGGTGGCCCCGGACGTTCTGGTCGGCCTGGCGCGCAACGCCCCGCTCACCCGGCCCCGCCCGGGCCACGCCGATCTGGCGGGGATGCAGAAGTACGGCTTCCCCGAGGCACGGCCCGTGCTGGAACGGGCCAGCGCCCGGGAGACCGCGGCCAGGGTCGCGCTGGGCGCGGTGGCGCGGTCGTACCTCAGGGAGGCCGTCGGCATCGAGATCGTCTCGCACGTGGTGGAACTGGCGGGGGTCGGTGTCCCGTACGGTCTGCTGCCCGTGCCCGAGGACACCGGGCGGCTGGACGCGGACCCGGTGCGCTGTCTGGATCCGGACACGAGCGCGCGCATGGTCGCCGAGATCGACAAGGCCCGTGCCGACGGCGACACCCTCGGCGGTGTGGTGGAGGTACTGGCCCACGGAATGCCCGTCGGTCTCGGCAGCCATGTGCACTGGGACCGGCGGCTCGACGCGCGGCTGGCGGCGGCGTTGATGGGCATCCAGGCCATCAAGGCCGTCGAGGTCGGCGACGGGATCGAACTGGCCCGGGTGCCGGGCTCCCGGGCGCACGACGAGATCGTCCCCTCCGCCGACGGTCTCCGCCGTGCCTCCGGGCGTGCGGGAGGCACCGAGGGCGGCCTGAGTACCGGCGCACCGCTCAGAGTGCGGGCGGCGATGAAGCCGATCGCCACCGTGCCCCGCGCGCTGGCCACCGTCGACGTCACCACCGGCGAGGTCGCCCGCGCGCACCACCAGCGCTCCGACGTGTGCGCCGTCCCGGCCGCCGGGATCGTCGCCGAGGCGATGGTCGCCCTGGTCCTCGCCGACGCCGTCGCTGAGAAGTTCGGCGGTGACTCGGTGGCGGAGACCCGTCGCAACGTCACCGGGTTCCTCGACCACCTGGTCGTCCGGTGA
- a CDS encoding type I polyketide synthase: MSDDSPDEQADDVEQADDAEHIAVIGMAARFPGAEDVDQFWRNLTEGLDTVTRSAPRPVPGGGAERAYVPARGLLADPESFDAGYFGYSPREARIIDPQHRVLLECAVQALEHAGYDPARYSGAIGVYGGGTDTSYAHLARSESDRGSGVSDMEILLGNATDYLVTRIAYKLGLRGPAVTVQAACATSLVAVHTAVQALLSGDCDMALAGGVAVHVPARNSPYVEGGILSADGVCRAFDAAAGGTVGGDGGGLVVLKRFAEAVSDGDRIHAVLRGTAVNNDGSDRIGFTAPSVEGQAAVIRDAQAVARVDPATVTYVEAHGTATPLGDPIEVAALTKAFRDGTDLSGFCRIGSVKTNIGHTDAAAGAAGLIKTVLALEHGVIPPSLHFSEPNPRIDFAATPFRVADRAQEWPTRGTPRRAGVNSFGIGGTNAHVVLEEAPAPPPMAPPAPWQLLVLSARTPAALDAATENLAGYLNARPELSIADVAWTLQVGRREHDHRRYAVVGRTRDAVRTLSGADGSPVGTGGPPRPRSVTFLFPGTGAAGEAARLYAEQRAFRRAFDACHAAVRGLDVVDGSGAQGFRPGSKSDDPATADLLAFAEEYALSRTLAAWGVRPASLLGTGVGVLTAAAVAGVFSLDDAARLVAARARLLAPAGGGDTSDGADAAARFEELVREAGPRVPRVPVVGGTSARPLSPDDAVDPGFWSAHLRGKTLPHTAFDPLFEDSSAVLVELGAGLTLTSAARRHPGRTADHLLVTALPGEEHGTASEGPPPLLAALGELWLAGVAISWAEVHGGRRLRVPLPTYPFERQRHVVEAAEGETAAASAGTADGNGPEPSGLEHDGPERNGLEKEDTVGRVARLFAEILGLPDVGAEDSFFSLGGDSLIAVQLLSRAREIFGVEVDVLGLYEAETVTEFAALVDPPTGGHDSPRPALS, encoded by the coding sequence GTGAGTGACGACAGCCCCGACGAGCAGGCGGACGATGTCGAGCAGGCGGACGACGCCGAACACATCGCCGTCATCGGGATGGCCGCCCGGTTCCCCGGTGCCGAGGACGTCGACCAGTTCTGGCGGAACCTGACCGAGGGCCTGGACACGGTGACCCGCTCGGCCCCGCGCCCGGTTCCCGGCGGCGGCGCCGAGCGCGCGTACGTACCGGCCCGTGGCCTGCTTGCGGACCCGGAGTCGTTCGACGCGGGCTACTTCGGCTACTCGCCCCGTGAGGCCCGGATCATCGACCCCCAGCACCGCGTCCTCCTGGAGTGCGCGGTGCAGGCCCTGGAACACGCCGGCTACGACCCGGCGCGGTACTCCGGCGCCATCGGCGTCTACGGCGGCGGCACCGACACCTCCTACGCCCACCTCGCGCGGTCGGAGTCGGACCGGGGCTCGGGCGTGTCCGACATGGAGATCCTGCTGGGCAACGCGACCGACTACCTGGTCACCCGGATCGCCTACAAACTGGGGCTGCGCGGCCCGGCCGTCACGGTGCAGGCCGCGTGCGCCACATCCCTGGTGGCCGTCCACACCGCCGTCCAGGCCCTGCTGTCCGGTGACTGCGACATGGCCCTTGCAGGCGGCGTCGCCGTGCACGTACCGGCCCGGAACAGTCCGTACGTGGAGGGCGGGATCCTGTCCGCGGACGGGGTCTGCCGGGCCTTCGACGCCGCCGCGGGCGGCACCGTGGGCGGCGACGGCGGGGGCCTGGTGGTGCTCAAGCGGTTCGCCGAGGCCGTTTCCGACGGCGATCGCATCCACGCCGTGCTGCGGGGAACAGCGGTGAACAACGACGGCTCCGACCGGATCGGTTTCACCGCGCCCAGTGTCGAGGGGCAGGCCGCCGTGATCCGGGACGCGCAGGCGGTGGCCCGGGTGGACCCCGCCACCGTCACCTACGTGGAGGCCCACGGCACCGCCACGCCGCTCGGTGACCCCATCGAGGTGGCCGCGTTGACCAAGGCGTTCCGGGACGGCACCGACCTCAGCGGGTTCTGCCGGATCGGGTCGGTCAAGACGAACATCGGGCACACCGACGCGGCCGCCGGCGCGGCCGGACTGATCAAGACGGTCCTTGCCCTGGAACACGGCGTCATTCCGCCGAGCCTGCACTTCAGCGAACCGAACCCGCGGATCGACTTCGCCGCGACCCCGTTCCGGGTGGCCGACCGGGCTCAGGAGTGGCCCACGCGGGGCACGCCCCGGCGCGCGGGAGTGAACTCCTTCGGCATCGGCGGGACCAACGCCCACGTCGTCCTGGAGGAGGCCCCCGCGCCCCCGCCGATGGCGCCGCCCGCCCCCTGGCAGCTGCTGGTCCTCTCGGCGCGCACCCCGGCCGCCCTCGACGCGGCGACGGAGAATCTGGCCGGCTACCTGAACGCCCGTCCGGAGCTGTCGATCGCCGACGTGGCCTGGACGCTCCAGGTCGGCCGCCGGGAGCACGACCACCGCAGGTACGCGGTCGTCGGCAGGACCCGGGACGCCGTACGGACCCTGTCCGGCGCGGACGGCAGTCCGGTCGGCACCGGCGGCCCGCCCCGGCCCCGGTCGGTGACGTTCCTGTTCCCCGGTACCGGGGCGGCAGGCGAAGCGGCCCGGCTGTACGCGGAACAGCGGGCGTTCCGCCGCGCGTTCGACGCCTGCCACGCCGCGGTGCGCGGTCTCGACGTGGTCGACGGGTCCGGCGCGCAGGGCTTCCGGCCCGGCTCGAAGAGCGACGACCCGGCCACGGCGGACCTGCTCGCCTTCGCCGAGGAGTACGCGCTGTCGCGGACGCTGGCCGCGTGGGGTGTGCGGCCGGCCTCGCTACTGGGAACGGGCGTGGGAGTGCTGACGGCCGCCGCGGTGGCCGGCGTGTTCTCCCTGGACGACGCGGCACGGCTGGTGGCTGCCCGGGCCCGACTGCTGGCCCCGGCAGGCGGCGGCGACACGTCGGACGGAGCGGATGCCGCGGCCCGCTTCGAGGAGCTGGTCCGTGAGGCCGGCCCCCGGGTCCCGCGCGTCCCCGTCGTCGGCGGGACGTCGGCCCGGCCGCTCTCCCCGGACGACGCGGTGGACCCCGGGTTCTGGTCCGCGCATCTGCGCGGCAAGACCCTGCCGCACACCGCCTTCGACCCGTTGTTCGAGGACTCCTCCGCCGTGCTCGTGGAGCTCGGCGCGGGCCTGACCCTGACCTCTGCCGCCCGTCGGCATCCCGGGCGCACGGCGGACCACCTGCTCGTGACCGCCCTGCCGGGCGAAGAGCACGGCACCGCGTCCGAAGGGCCGCCCCCGCTGCTCGCCGCGCTGGGTGAACTGTGGCTGGCGGGCGTCGCGATCTCCTGGGCGGAGGTCCACGGAGGCCGGAGGCTGCGGGTCCCCCTGCCGACGTATCCGTTCGAGCGGCAGCGCCACGTGGTGGAGGCCGCCGAAGGGGAGACCGCCGCCGCGTCCGCCGGGACCGCGGACGGGAACGGGCCGGAGCCCAGCGGGCTGGAACATGATGGGCCGGAGCGCAACGGGCTGGAGAAGGAGGACACCGTGGGCCGGGTCGCCCGGCTCTTCGCGGAGATCCTCGGTCTGCCGGACGTCGGCGCCGAGGACAGTTTCTTCTCCCTCGGCGGTGACTCGCTCATAGCCGTCCAGCTCCTGTCCCGTGCCCGCGAGATCTTCGGCGTGGAGGTCGACGTCCTGGGGCTGTACGAGGCCGAGACGGTGACCGAGTTCGCCGCACTCGTCGACCCGCCGACGGGCGGTCACGACAGTCCGCGGCCCGCCCTCTCCTGA
- a CDS encoding phosphopantetheine-binding protein, whose amino-acid sequence MIAEIWSEVLEGRRVGAEDNFFDLGGHSVLLHMVQDRIGEELGTEPDLVDLFTYTTVRALARHLDGGTDESTRSHSGAERAGGRARLQRRRAQRSRPGTRERGETRE is encoded by the coding sequence GTGATCGCCGAAATCTGGTCGGAGGTTCTGGAGGGGCGCCGGGTGGGCGCCGAGGACAATTTCTTCGATCTCGGCGGGCATTCGGTGCTGCTGCACATGGTCCAGGACCGGATCGGCGAGGAACTGGGCACGGAACCGGACCTGGTCGACCTGTTCACGTACACGACGGTCCGGGCGCTGGCCCGGCACCTCGACGGCGGTACGGACGAGTCCACCCGGTCCCACAGCGGGGCGGAGCGGGCCGGGGGCCGCGCGCGGCTTCAGCGCCGGCGTGCCCAGCGGAGCCGGCCGGGCACCCGGGAGCGGGGTGAGACACGTGAGTGA
- a CDS encoding thioesterase II family protein has protein sequence MVDNTRTGAGAPRTAPEGPWLVRRERRPEAASSLYCFTHAGGSPGEYVRWSDDLPDVQVWAMQLPGRASRRAEPAFTRMRPLVDALLDKVVFEEPFAFFGHSLGGLVAYEVARALRERGREQPERLFLSSSPPPPLVHGEAPLHQLSGAELLPALERRFGALPEPVRANPALLEIVLAYYRADIEVFETYDHLPGEPLDRPITAFAGTEEADTLHIEGWKAHTSAAFDLGFLPGGHFYLRAERQELLRRVGEAMPGAESPRGQR, from the coding sequence ATGGTGGACAACACCCGAACCGGGGCCGGCGCGCCCCGCACGGCGCCGGAAGGCCCCTGGCTGGTGCGCCGCGAGCGTCGCCCGGAAGCCGCCTCGTCCCTGTACTGCTTCACCCACGCCGGCGGTTCGCCCGGCGAGTACGTCCGCTGGTCCGACGATCTGCCGGACGTCCAGGTGTGGGCGATGCAACTGCCCGGCCGGGCCTCCCGCCGGGCCGAACCCGCCTTCACCAGGATGCGTCCGCTGGTCGACGCACTGCTGGACAAGGTGGTCTTCGAGGAGCCGTTCGCCTTCTTCGGGCACAGCCTCGGGGGACTGGTCGCCTACGAGGTGGCCCGTGCGCTGCGCGAGCGCGGCCGGGAGCAGCCGGAGCGGCTGTTCCTGTCCTCGTCCCCGCCACCTCCCCTCGTGCACGGCGAAGCACCGCTGCACCAGCTCTCCGGCGCGGAACTGCTGCCCGCGCTGGAGCGCCGGTTCGGGGCCTTGCCGGAACCGGTCCGGGCCAACCCCGCGCTCCTGGAGATCGTGCTCGCCTACTACCGGGCCGACATCGAGGTGTTCGAAACGTACGACCACCTCCCCGGTGAGCCGCTCGACCGCCCGATCACGGCCTTCGCCGGCACCGAGGAGGCGGACACTCTGCACATCGAGGGCTGGAAGGCGCACACCAGCGCCGCTTTTGATCTGGGCTTTCTGCCCGGCGGGCACTTCTACCTCCGCGCGGAGCGGCAGGAACTGCTACGCAGGGTGGGCGAAGCGATGCCGGGAGCCGAGTCGCCCCGAGGACAGCGGTGA
- a CDS encoding aldo/keto reductase gives MQYTTFGRGTGLRVSEYGLGTVNFGTRWGGGAEPDEARKVFDRFADAGGTLIDTADCYQFGQAEELLGDFLAADRDHFVLATKFGYGSTPESRISGTGNSRKNIVRSVEASLERLSTDYIDLYWAHFPDTVTPLEEILGALDDLVRAGKILHAGLSNFPAWQVSRAVTIAELRHLAPVTAIQTEYSLADRTAERELLPMAESLGLGVGLWSPLGGGLLTGKYRTGAEGRLTDWKGRVIRTESTSQRTAVVDAVCAVAAETGVPASQVSVAWVRERARRAAAFVPVIGPRTVAQLDDYLAALDVELTGEQLARLDEASAVALGSPHEVSAAARGRVLGGDPARVRVPGIALP, from the coding sequence ATGCAGTACACGACCTTCGGCCGCGGCACGGGCCTGCGGGTGTCGGAGTACGGACTGGGCACGGTCAACTTCGGAACACGGTGGGGCGGCGGAGCCGAACCCGACGAGGCCCGCAAGGTGTTCGACCGGTTCGCCGACGCCGGCGGTACGTTGATCGACACCGCCGACTGCTACCAGTTCGGACAGGCGGAGGAACTCCTGGGTGACTTCCTCGCCGCCGACCGCGACCACTTCGTGCTGGCGACCAAGTTCGGCTACGGCTCCACGCCGGAGTCGCGGATCTCCGGCACCGGCAACAGCCGCAAGAACATCGTCCGGTCGGTGGAGGCGAGCCTGGAGCGGCTGTCCACCGACTACATCGACCTGTACTGGGCGCACTTCCCCGACACGGTCACTCCCCTGGAGGAGATCCTCGGCGCCCTGGATGACCTGGTGCGGGCCGGCAAGATCCTGCACGCGGGCCTGTCGAACTTCCCGGCGTGGCAGGTCTCCCGGGCCGTGACGATCGCGGAGCTCCGGCACCTGGCACCGGTCACCGCCATCCAGACCGAGTACAGCCTGGCCGACCGCACCGCCGAGCGCGAGCTGCTGCCGATGGCGGAGAGCCTCGGCCTCGGCGTCGGCCTGTGGTCACCGCTGGGCGGCGGGCTGCTGACGGGCAAGTACCGCACCGGCGCCGAGGGGCGGCTCACCGACTGGAAGGGCCGGGTGATCCGTACCGAGAGCACCAGCCAGCGGACCGCCGTCGTCGACGCCGTGTGCGCGGTCGCGGCGGAGACCGGGGTGCCCGCCTCGCAGGTGTCCGTCGCCTGGGTACGGGAGAGGGCCCGGCGCGCCGCCGCCTTCGTGCCCGTCATCGGCCCGCGCACGGTGGCTCAGCTCGACGACTACCTGGCGGCTCTCGACGTCGAGCTCACCGGCGAGCAGCTCGCCCGGCTGGACGAGGCCAGTGCCGTGGCACTCGGCTCGCCCCATGAGGTGAGCGCCGCGGCCCGCGGGCGGGTGCTCGGTGGTGACCCCGCACGCGTACGCGTTCCGGGCATCGCGCTCCCCTGA
- a CDS encoding LysR family transcriptional regulator has protein sequence MELRQLEYFVAVVEEASFTKAAARLHVAQPGVSAQIRRLERKLGQELLDRSGRLVRVTEVGAAVLPYARAALAAITDTRLVVDELTGLVRGHVAVGMVPSCGGFSLPALLAGFHEEHTSVEITLSEANSEELVHSLRAGRLDAAFIALSGGEVPVGLATHVMVDEPLVAAVSPGDPLATREAITLDDIRDRALISLPPGTGMRKSLDAVCAEAGLTPRISFEAGNPGILAELASRGLGLAILPQSLVRSHPARLCAIPFSYPELRGQVALAWRVDGPVSPAARAFVDRVRSTTRQPDTVGAGQITPVAPSG, from the coding sequence ATGGAACTGAGGCAGTTGGAGTACTTCGTAGCCGTGGTCGAGGAAGCGAGTTTCACGAAGGCGGCCGCCCGGCTGCATGTCGCGCAGCCAGGGGTGAGCGCTCAGATCCGCCGGCTGGAGCGCAAGCTCGGCCAGGAGTTGCTGGACCGCTCCGGACGCCTGGTGCGGGTGACCGAGGTGGGCGCGGCCGTGCTCCCCTACGCGCGTGCCGCGCTCGCGGCGATCACCGACACACGGCTGGTCGTCGATGAACTGACCGGCCTCGTCCGCGGACACGTCGCGGTGGGGATGGTGCCGTCCTGCGGAGGTTTCAGCCTGCCCGCCCTGCTCGCCGGTTTCCATGAGGAGCACACGTCGGTGGAGATCACCCTCTCCGAGGCGAACTCGGAGGAACTGGTCCATTCGCTGCGGGCCGGCCGGCTCGACGCGGCGTTCATCGCCCTGTCGGGCGGCGAGGTACCCGTCGGCCTGGCGACCCACGTGATGGTGGACGAGCCGCTCGTCGCGGCCGTGAGTCCCGGCGACCCGCTGGCCACGCGCGAGGCGATCACCCTGGACGACATCCGGGACCGGGCCCTGATCAGTCTTCCGCCGGGCACCGGCATGCGCAAAAGCCTCGACGCCGTCTGCGCCGAGGCCGGCCTCACTCCGCGGATCAGCTTCGAAGCCGGGAACCCGGGCATCCTCGCGGAGTTGGCGAGCCGGGGCCTGGGACTGGCCATCCTTCCGCAGTCCCTCGTCAGGTCGCACCCGGCACGGCTGTGCGCGATCCCCTTCTCGTACCCCGAACTGCGCGGTCAGGTCGCCCTCGCCTGGCGCGTCGACGGCCCCGTCAGCCCGGCCGCCCGGGCGTTCGTCGACCGCGTCCGCAGCACCACGCGGCAGCCCGACACGGTCGGAGCCGGTCAGATCACTCCGGTGGCGCCTTCGGGCTGA
- a CDS encoding shikimate kinase translates to MGVGKTTVGGLIADRLGLARRDTDADIVAAQARSIADIFAAEGEARFRDLERAAVRAALAEHRGVLALGGGAVLDARTRGLLAGGPVAFLDMEWHDAAQRVGADSVRPLLAVDAEAAWRRTRQVRRPLYLEVARVVVDTGGRTPRDVAVAVLEALALAPAPGR, encoded by the coding sequence ATGGGGGTGGGCAAGACAACGGTCGGCGGGCTGATCGCGGACCGGCTCGGCCTGGCCCGCAGGGACACGGACGCCGACATCGTCGCCGCGCAGGCCAGGTCGATCGCCGACATCTTCGCCGCCGAGGGCGAGGCCCGCTTCCGGGACCTGGAACGGGCCGCGGTCCGTGCCGCCCTGGCCGAGCACAGGGGTGTCCTGGCGCTGGGCGGTGGGGCGGTGCTGGACGCCCGGACCCGCGGGCTGCTGGCCGGGGGCCCGGTGGCCTTCCTCGACATGGAGTGGCACGACGCCGCCCAGCGCGTCGGCGCGGACTCCGTGCGCCCGCTGCTGGCGGTCGATGCCGAGGCGGCCTGGCGTCGGACGAGACAGGTCCGCCGGCCTCTGTACCTGGAGGTCGCCCGCGTCGTGGTCGACACCGGCGGACGCACTCCGCGGGACGTCGCCGTCGCCGTGCTGGAGGCACTGGCCCTCGCCCCGGCGCCGGGGCGCTGA
- a CDS encoding lipocalin-like domain-containing protein: MTVSELVGVWRLASFHDVDEDGNRREGPLGPEPEGLLFYSVEGHVSVHMMRTGPSAPGGGPGERPPQNYMSYSGTWRRSGDQVVHTLTLAPEPGWIGTDQVRDLSLDGATLTLHGDSLIGPRQRRVLVWRRVSPKAPPE, encoded by the coding sequence ATGACGGTGAGTGAGCTCGTCGGGGTGTGGAGGCTGGCGTCGTTCCACGACGTCGACGAGGACGGGAACAGGAGAGAGGGGCCGCTGGGCCCCGAACCCGAAGGGCTGCTCTTCTACTCGGTGGAGGGGCACGTGTCCGTGCACATGATGCGCACGGGGCCTTCGGCGCCCGGCGGTGGGCCAGGGGAGAGGCCGCCCCAGAACTACATGAGCTATTCGGGCACGTGGCGGCGGTCCGGGGACCAGGTCGTCCACACGCTCACGCTCGCTCCGGAGCCGGGCTGGATCGGCACCGACCAGGTCCGTGACCTGAGTCTGGACGGTGCCACCCTCACGCTCCACGGTGACTCGCTCATCGGCCCGAGGCAGCGCCGCGTGCTGGTCTGGCGGCGCGTCAGCCCGAAGGCGCCACCGGAGTGA